A portion of the Halococcus salifodinae DSM 8989 genome contains these proteins:
- a CDS encoding MarR family transcriptional regulator, with the protein MSTDVGAAEGTEARELVHFVTQQTRFTLLNNILQHPDQLPSMYELEQLNPSISDATVYKHIQKLIDAGIVEEAALPDNERRQGYPWKFYGVSDDGREFLDEHNLLEAEETLQRIYETISDKPEKMIKYENAPRPR; encoded by the coding sequence ATGAGTACCGACGTGGGGGCTGCTGAAGGCACGGAGGCGCGTGAACTCGTCCACTTCGTCACCCAACAGACGCGATTCACGCTGCTCAACAACATCCTCCAGCACCCCGACCAACTGCCGTCGATGTACGAACTCGAGCAGTTGAACCCGAGCATCAGCGACGCCACCGTCTACAAGCACATCCAGAAACTGATCGACGCTGGCATCGTTGAGGAGGCGGCGCTGCCGGACAATGAACGCCGGCAGGGCTATCCCTGGAAATTCTATGGCGTGAGCGATGACGGTCGGGAATTCCTCGACGAACACAACCTACTGGAGGCCGAGGAGACTCTCCAACGCATCTACGAGACGATCTCTGACAAGCCCGAGAAGATGATCAAGTACGAAAATGCGCCCCGGCCTCGCTGA
- the tnpA gene encoding IS200/IS605 family transposase: MKTTRHATYNLKYHIVWLPKYRRSVLTGTVARHVEEIIQEIAGDKGQEVIDLTVQPDHIHLFVSSPPKHAPSLLANWFKGISSRKYNHRYASSDDQKIKWARGYYAGTAGEVSSETVQDYIQRQEAEA, from the coding sequence ATGAAGACCACACGGCACGCGACTTACAACCTCAAATACCACATAGTGTGGTTGCCGAAGTACCGCCGTTCGGTACTGACGGGGACGGTTGCGCGCCACGTCGAAGAAATCATCCAAGAGATAGCGGGAGACAAAGGGCAGGAGGTTATCGACCTCACCGTCCAGCCCGACCACATCCACCTGTTCGTGAGTAGCCCACCGAAGCATGCGCCTTCGCTTCTCGCCAACTGGTTCAAGGGCATCTCGTCGCGGAAGTACAACCACCGCTACGCGAGTTCCGACGACCAGAAAATCAAGTGGGCGCGCGGCTACTACGCTGGAACAGCGGGTGAGGTCTCCAGCGAGACGGTTCAAGACTACATCCAGCGCCAAGAGGCCGAAGCATGA
- a CDS encoding RNA-guided endonuclease TnpB family protein: protein MSEVTKTLELKLVSPNTHKRRKLRETTDAYRAALHAAFDAGCSTQSAANDVVVEYNLSGYAKNALKKYVPQLCGGSYHADELHDEHPVRFTNEGVKLDHKPQNTVEWYVKVPHHDDYHLWVPAQPNPEQRPWVEAVFAGDANMGECRLFDRDGEWYLHIVTTREVEERSTDSVSDETPIGVDIGDSALLTVCHRDERGTPTAPTLWNDEGKDVRRLRKTYFTTTRRLQERGSERIAESFGDQLWRQIDHILHSVTDAVVEHAASVENPVLVLEDLTYIRESMDYGAYMNRRLHGWGFAKMHAQLCYKAAERGIPVETVNPAYTSKSCHVCGETGYRPEQAEFRCTNEECWLTSYQADVNAALNIADRYSSGESRSREHTDGDDSAGDGARLTAPQDSQADGETHQQTPGTYAS, encoded by the coding sequence ATGAGCGAGGTCACGAAAACGCTGGAGCTGAAACTCGTCTCACCAAACACTCACAAGCGTCGGAAGCTCCGCGAAACGACTGACGCCTACCGTGCGGCGCTCCACGCCGCGTTCGATGCTGGTTGCTCCACACAATCAGCGGCGAACGATGTGGTAGTCGAGTATAATTTGAGCGGCTACGCGAAAAACGCCCTCAAGAAGTACGTCCCGCAACTCTGTGGCGGGAGCTACCACGCTGACGAGCTTCACGACGAGCACCCTGTTCGATTCACGAACGAGGGCGTCAAGCTCGACCACAAGCCACAGAACACCGTCGAGTGGTACGTGAAAGTCCCGCACCACGACGACTACCACCTGTGGGTTCCAGCACAACCGAACCCCGAACAGCGCCCGTGGGTCGAAGCCGTCTTCGCGGGAGACGCCAACATGGGAGAATGTCGGCTGTTCGACCGCGACGGCGAGTGGTATCTGCACATAGTGACTACGCGGGAGGTCGAAGAACGGTCAACCGATTCGGTGTCCGACGAGACGCCGATTGGTGTGGACATCGGGGACTCTGCATTGCTCACGGTGTGTCACCGTGACGAGCGCGGAACCCCGACTGCACCAACACTCTGGAACGACGAGGGCAAAGACGTTCGACGCCTTCGGAAGACGTATTTCACCACCACGAGGCGGCTTCAGGAACGCGGAAGCGAGCGCATCGCCGAGTCGTTCGGCGACCAACTCTGGCGGCAGATAGACCACATCCTCCACTCCGTAACGGATGCGGTGGTCGAACACGCCGCGTCGGTCGAAAATCCCGTCCTCGTACTGGAAGACCTCACGTACATCCGCGAGAGCATGGACTACGGCGCGTACATGAACCGTCGCCTTCACGGATGGGGCTTCGCCAAGATGCACGCTCAGCTGTGCTACAAAGCCGCCGAACGCGGTATCCCCGTTGAGACCGTGAATCCCGCGTACACGTCCAAATCGTGCCATGTCTGTGGCGAGACGGGATACCGCCCCGAGCAGGCGGAGTTTCGCTGTACGAACGAGGAGTGTTGGCTCACATCCTATCAAGCGGACGTGAACGCCGCGCTGAACATAGCAGACCGCTACTCCAGCGGAGAGAGCCGTTCAAGAGAACACACGGACGGCGATGACTCGGCTGGAGATGGGGCGCGTTTGACCGCGCCACAAGACAGCCAAGCCGATGGTGAAACCCACCAGCAGACGCCTGGAACGTATGCGTCTTGA
- a CDS encoding type II toxin-antitoxin system PemK/MazF family toxin, with amino-acid sequence MSDDVPAVRRGDIVIVELDPTRGHEIRKTRPSVVVQNDVGNRNSHTTVVAPATTTHRGYPFEVLVNADESDFNEDSSVRLDQLRTVDISERIEFVAGRLPASVMREIDSALQLELDLD; translated from the coding sequence ATGAGTGACGATGTGCCGGCGGTGCGGCGTGGTGATATCGTCATCGTCGAACTGGATCCGACACGAGGTCACGAAATCCGCAAGACACGCCCGAGTGTCGTTGTTCAGAACGATGTCGGCAACCGAAATTCCCACACCACGGTCGTCGCCCCTGCAACAACCACCCATCGTGGCTACCCCTTTGAGGTACTGGTGAACGCTGACGAGAGCGATTTCAACGAGGATTCGTCGGTACGTCTCGACCAGCTTCGGACGGTCGATATCTCCGAACGAATCGAGTTCGTCGCTGGGCGGCTTCCGGCCTCCGTCATGCGTGAGATCGATAGTGCGCTACAACTCGAACTCGATCTCGATTGA
- a CDS encoding DUF7342 family protein, translated as MGERDTESAGGIPANGVPSDEAVRQEREQWDEGKTVKERIYETALTLREPTPVSVVADRAECTPESARRHLLWFAEIGIVEPVGEGQPAQFQRNPAYFRWKRANEARRTHSGDELATQLETLLERDRAYQDKYDVPEPAQVSAFDIADPDDHDALEAIWTDVNDWLTVREEQRVPTD; from the coding sequence ATGGGCGAACGCGATACAGAGTCAGCTGGCGGTATTCCAGCGAACGGAGTGCCGTCAGACGAGGCTGTTCGCCAGGAGCGCGAACAGTGGGACGAGGGAAAGACGGTCAAAGAACGCATCTACGAGACCGCACTCACGCTGCGCGAACCCACTCCCGTTTCCGTCGTTGCCGACCGAGCCGAGTGCACACCCGAATCCGCTCGACGTCACCTTCTCTGGTTTGCCGAGATCGGTATCGTCGAGCCAGTCGGTGAGGGACAGCCCGCACAGTTTCAGCGCAATCCCGCGTACTTTCGTTGGAAACGCGCCAACGAAGCCAGACGCACCCATTCGGGCGATGAACTCGCGACCCAGCTCGAAACGCTGCTTGAGCGCGACCGTGCCTACCAGGACAAATACGACGTGCCCGAGCCGGCGCAGGTGAGTGCGTTCGATATCGCCGATCCGGATGACCACGACGCGCTTGAAGCCATCTGGACCGACGTCAACGACTGGCTGACCGTCCGAGAGGAGCAGCGCGTGCCCACGGACTAA
- a CDS encoding alcohol dehydrogenase catalytic domain-containing protein yields MQAIRVHEYGDPSVLRYESVERPEPTADELLVRVRGAGLNPVDTAGRYGQIEYPLPWIPGWDLSGTVAAVGDAVTDFEIDDDVYALARFPDAGNAYAEYATVPATDVATKPATIDHPTAAGVPMVALTRNRAEAHGFSLGSSGRIGSKQPAIAIPGLNRH; encoded by the coding sequence ATGCAGGCGATCCGTGTCCACGAGTATGGCGACCCAAGCGTGCTTCGCTACGAATCCGTCGAGCGGCCCGAACCCACCGCCGACGAACTCCTCGTTCGCGTTCGCGGAGCCGGCCTAAACCCAGTCGACACTGCCGGCCGGTACGGCCAGATCGAGTATCCACTGCCGTGGATCCCTGGCTGGGATCTTTCGGGCACCGTCGCCGCCGTTGGCGACGCAGTAACCGACTTCGAGATTGACGACGACGTCTACGCTCTGGCCCGCTTTCCGGATGCCGGCAACGCCTACGCGGAGTACGCGACGGTGCCTGCGACAGACGTCGCTACAAAACCGGCTACTATCGATCACCCCACAGCCGCGGGCGTCCCCATGGTCGCGCTGACACGTAATCGAGCGGAAGCCCACGGCTTCAGCCTGGGTTCAAGCGGACGAATCGGAAGCAAACAACCGGCTATTGCTATACCGGGTCTCAATCGCCACTAA
- a CDS encoding glycosyltransferase family 2 protein translates to MPTLNEERGVAECIGRIKTALDDLGVTGEIIISDSSTDRTPEIAAANGAHVVTPDKDGYGYAYQYAFERARGEYIAIGDADTTYDFEELPKLYELVASGEADMAMGSRLDGEIKAGSMPALHQYVGNPLLTRFLNAFYDAGVSDAHSGMRVISREALDALDCETTGMEFASEMIMEAGASGLTIAEEPITYHEREGEATLSSFRDGWRHVRFMLVNAPGYLFSLPGVVLGVLGVAMMGLVAGNVQVNGVFLGVHSMVLGSLLTIVGYQVTTLGVFATVASDPVSAADDYVSGWIRRHLRLGRGATAGLVLVAAGTVYGLSLLGKWAATGFTELPFVIEDMIAFTAVVLGLQTLFSAFFMSTIAES, encoded by the coding sequence ATGCCGACCTTGAACGAAGAACGCGGCGTTGCCGAGTGTATCGGTCGTATCAAGACTGCTCTTGACGATCTCGGCGTCACCGGCGAGATCATCATTAGCGATAGTTCGACCGATCGCACCCCGGAGATCGCCGCCGCGAACGGAGCGCATGTCGTGACACCCGATAAGGATGGTTACGGCTACGCCTACCAGTATGCCTTCGAGCGCGCTCGTGGGGAGTACATCGCCATCGGCGACGCCGACACCACCTACGACTTCGAGGAGCTGCCGAAGCTCTACGAGTTGGTGGCGTCAGGCGAGGCCGATATGGCGATGGGGTCACGGCTCGATGGGGAGATCAAGGCCGGGTCGATGCCCGCGCTCCATCAGTACGTCGGCAACCCACTGCTGACGCGATTCCTGAACGCGTTCTACGATGCCGGCGTCAGCGACGCCCACAGCGGGATGCGCGTGATCAGTCGTGAGGCACTCGACGCACTCGACTGTGAGACGACCGGCATGGAGTTCGCCAGCGAGATGATCATGGAGGCCGGGGCGTCAGGGCTGACGATCGCTGAGGAGCCGATCACCTACCACGAACGCGAGGGTGAGGCGACGCTGAGTAGCTTCCGGGACGGCTGGCGTCACGTCCGATTCATGCTCGTGAATGCACCGGGCTATCTATTCTCGCTGCCCGGCGTTGTACTCGGTGTGCTGGGAGTGGCGATGATGGGATTGGTCGCGGGGAACGTGCAGGTGAACGGCGTGTTCTTGGGTGTTCACTCGATGGTGCTCGGGAGCCTCCTGACGATCGTTGGCTACCAGGTCACGACGCTCGGGGTGTTCGCGACGGTCGCCTCCGATCCGGTCAGCGCTGCGGACGATTACGTCTCGGGCTGGATTCGGCGACATCTCCGATTGGGTCGCGGTGCGACCGCCGGGCTGGTGTTGGTCGCCGCCGGAACAGTGTACGGACTGTCGCTGCTGGGCAAGTGGGCCGCGACAGGGTTCACGGAGTTGCCGTTCGTCATCGAGGACATGATCGCGTTCACGGCCGTGGTGCTCGGCTTGCAGACGCTGTTTTCGGCGTTCTTCATGAGTACGATTGCCGAATCCTGA
- a CDS encoding oligosaccharide flippase family protein: MSYRSKLSTDIIVSTAATLSIRLRGLIFIPLISGGLSVTAFGAYTQVLAVARLLEVLAGVRLYDVLVRYGQERDQDASELFYTLFTVVVVSSAFVAAFMFSIAQLLSQYTLSTGEYAAAYQAGAVLVLLRAVFRIQVSYFKMNGRIKFYSIIETANTYAIVSGVAAAILIFSSDLAGVFDAIILGDALTVVLLQGLIVREIGVATPSFERIGEYLRYSVPLTTSTLASTVSSRVDRFLIGAFLGAQAVGVYSIAYQIATAIMIYVKPIRITFFPEFSQLLENGKLDRCSRYLRQGVRYFLLISLPTVGGMYLIGPDVIGIIAGEGANPSGILVATIALGVVGLGVDNIYWVVLTADKRTLRATIIRWVGAVANLGLSIPLVLEFGIIGAAVATLGTYALTAGLMYYSSGKVFETTFVTGTLIRTALATVAMVVLTGLVTNSLVYSVVVGALSYGVVVLALGEFSRAELRQIQSSLPML, encoded by the coding sequence ATGTCGTATCGCTCGAAACTCTCGACAGACATCATCGTTAGTACGGCAGCGACGCTCTCGATCCGGCTTCGCGGGTTGATCTTCATCCCGCTGATTAGCGGCGGCCTGAGTGTCACCGCCTTCGGTGCGTACACGCAAGTGTTGGCTGTCGCCCGATTGCTCGAAGTGCTCGCTGGCGTGCGACTCTACGACGTACTGGTCCGTTACGGACAAGAACGAGACCAAGATGCCAGTGAACTGTTCTACACTCTTTTTACGGTAGTCGTTGTGAGCAGTGCGTTCGTCGCTGCTTTCATGTTCTCAATCGCACAGCTTCTGTCGCAGTATACCCTGAGTACTGGGGAGTACGCGGCTGCCTATCAGGCGGGTGCCGTACTAGTGTTGTTACGGGCGGTGTTCCGCATCCAGGTCAGTTATTTCAAAATGAACGGTCGGATCAAGTTCTATTCGATTATCGAAACAGCGAACACTTACGCCATCGTCAGCGGTGTTGCCGCCGCTATTCTCATCTTTTCGAGCGACCTCGCCGGCGTCTTCGATGCCATCATCCTCGGTGATGCACTGACGGTCGTACTCCTCCAAGGTTTGATCGTCCGAGAGATAGGTGTCGCCACACCTTCCTTCGAGCGAATCGGAGAATACCTCCGATACTCGGTCCCACTAACTACCTCGACACTCGCCTCGACGGTTTCCTCCCGCGTCGACCGGTTTCTCATCGGAGCGTTCCTCGGCGCGCAGGCAGTCGGAGTCTATTCCATCGCATATCAGATCGCCACAGCCATAATGATATACGTAAAGCCCATCCGGATCACGTTCTTCCCGGAGTTCAGTCAACTCCTCGAGAACGGTAAACTGGATCGATGTTCTCGCTACCTTCGTCAGGGCGTACGGTACTTCCTGCTCATCTCTTTGCCGACCGTCGGTGGGATGTACCTCATCGGGCCGGACGTGATCGGTATCATCGCGGGTGAGGGCGCAAACCCTTCCGGTATACTCGTTGCGACCATCGCGCTCGGGGTCGTTGGGCTGGGAGTAGACAACATTTACTGGGTCGTACTGACTGCCGACAAGCGGACGCTTCGGGCGACGATCATCCGATGGGTCGGGGCGGTCGCGAACCTCGGCTTGAGTATTCCGCTAGTGTTGGAATTCGGGATCATCGGCGCGGCAGTCGCTACGCTTGGAACGTACGCGTTGACGGCCGGGTTAATGTACTACTCCTCGGGGAAAGTCTTCGAAACGACATTCGTTACTGGAACCCTGATACGGACGGCGCTTGCGACGGTGGCGATGGTGGTGCTCACCGGCCTCGTAACGAACTCGCTCGTCTACAGCGTGGTCGTCGGCGCTCTCTCGTATGGAGTCGTCGTCCTTGCGCTCGGGGAGTTCTCACGGGCGGAACTGCGACAGATCCAGTCATCACTCCCGATGCTTTAG
- a CDS encoding polysaccharide pyruvyl transferase family protein, whose protein sequence is MRILLLRTWLTNIGNGFIDKGARALIEQAFPDAEIVESSGHSQNTAIQQSDLLLNRVAKYLPDQAIDTSAGGSYQDRAVSVADFVDADIAVLPGCVLNDTGLDPYEPLLHSLSERGVPIYFLGAGGGDYGPETQRLVNRILRETNIRGLITRDSDAYECYNENVGYAYDGLDCAFWIDDWHQPVRADREFEMLTFDKIDEPELPLQGSENVVRTDHFPFEHPHATLRQNTKRRLLQLKFFQQDRTMVSDLLTDYLFFYANAAVTHSDRIHACVPTLVYGNETQFWFETPRAALFEKVLDDPSTIYRHPVSIDQDTLDGLKTQQVKAFQEMVETTAMSDI, encoded by the coding sequence ATGAGAATACTACTGCTTCGCACGTGGCTCACGAACATCGGCAACGGATTCATCGATAAAGGAGCACGCGCGCTCATCGAACAGGCATTTCCCGACGCCGAGATCGTGGAATCGAGTGGGCACTCCCAAAACACTGCGATCCAGCAGTCAGACCTCCTGTTGAATCGTGTTGCAAAGTACCTCCCTGATCAAGCCATCGATACGAGTGCTGGCGGCAGCTATCAGGATCGGGCGGTGAGCGTCGCCGACTTTGTTGATGCCGACATCGCCGTCCTCCCAGGGTGTGTACTCAACGACACCGGGCTTGATCCATACGAACCCCTCCTGCACTCGCTCTCGGAGCGCGGCGTCCCGATATACTTTCTCGGTGCTGGCGGTGGTGACTACGGACCCGAGACACAACGACTCGTTAACCGAATTCTTCGGGAAACCAATATTCGGGGCCTCATCACCCGCGATAGCGACGCCTACGAGTGTTACAACGAGAACGTCGGGTATGCCTACGACGGTCTCGACTGTGCGTTCTGGATCGACGACTGGCACCAGCCAGTGCGCGCCGACCGCGAGTTCGAGATGCTGACGTTTGACAAGATTGATGAACCGGAACTACCGCTCCAAGGCAGTGAGAACGTCGTCCGAACGGACCACTTCCCATTCGAACATCCGCACGCGACGCTTCGACAGAACACGAAACGACGACTCCTACAACTTAAATTCTTCCAGCAAGACCGAACTATGGTTTCGGACCTACTGACGGATTACCTGTTCTTCTACGCGAACGCGGCGGTCACCCACTCGGATCGAATCCACGCGTGTGTCCCAACGCTAGTCTACGGAAATGAGACTCAGTTCTGGTTCGAGACCCCGCGAGCGGCGCTCTTCGAGAAAGTGCTTGATGATCCATCGACGATCTACCGTCACCCAGTCTCCATCGATCAGGACACTCTCGACGGTCTGAAAACCCAGCAGGTCAAGGCGTTCCAGGAGATGGTCGAAACGACGGCGATGTCCGACATCTAA
- a CDS encoding glycosyltransferase family 4 protein has translation MLPSLCLFLGGADSFNVRQDTQNIIRLLSDRFDIHLVTTEPDAFDASVLAAVKLFGTSAPSTRIGEISALSNYLRKNDPAVAIHISEPPFHGTFVTVLARRHDVPSVYRYAGDRFYEYRVSRGRKRLLRFGLNNVFGRIPLSLADACITLGPAGKSRLTDRGVDSDRIGLLPPPIDQSRFDSSGEIPSPLSDIPDERSVALFVGRRSYMKGFDTFDATIPRILNRRNDLQFVFVGSGERVPQIPEQYADHVTVVGRVTPESIASYFQHADVLAHPSLTEGLSRSVVEALMCDTPVIVRDVGELASVTSNLFTTDAEFVDLVCGFEDLPLDDPEPFSMTALKEQYVSFFTQFV, from the coding sequence ATGCTGCCGTCGCTCTGTCTCTTTCTCGGTGGGGCGGACTCATTCAATGTTCGCCAAGATACACAGAACATCATCCGGCTGTTGTCCGATCGCTTTGACATTCATCTGGTGACGACGGAACCGGACGCCTTCGATGCTAGCGTACTCGCCGCTGTCAAGCTCTTTGGTACGAGTGCGCCATCGACGAGAATCGGTGAGATCTCCGCGCTCTCGAACTATCTTCGGAAGAACGACCCCGCGGTAGCAATCCACATCAGCGAACCGCCATTCCACGGAACGTTCGTGACGGTGCTGGCTCGTCGTCACGATGTCCCCTCGGTGTACCGATACGCCGGTGATCGGTTTTACGAATACCGTGTGAGTCGTGGGAGAAAGAGACTCCTTCGTTTCGGCCTTAATAACGTATTTGGACGAATCCCACTGTCCCTCGCGGATGCCTGTATCACGCTCGGTCCGGCAGGGAAATCACGCCTCACCGACCGGGGAGTTGATTCCGATCGGATCGGTCTTCTTCCGCCACCAATCGATCAGTCGCGTTTCGATAGTAGCGGCGAGATTCCATCCCCACTATCCGACATCCCTGATGAACGCTCCGTGGCGCTGTTTGTCGGCCGTCGGTCATATATGAAGGGGTTCGACACGTTCGATGCCACGATTCCACGAATCCTCAACCGACGCAACGATCTCCAGTTCGTGTTCGTCGGCAGTGGTGAGCGTGTTCCACAGATTCCTGAACAGTACGCTGACCACGTCACGGTCGTTGGTCGTGTGACACCCGAATCGATAGCGAGCTACTTCCAACACGCCGACGTGCTCGCACATCCCTCGCTCACTGAAGGACTGAGTCGATCGGTCGTCGAAGCGCTCATGTGCGACACACCAGTGATCGTGCGTGATGTCGGGGAGCTTGCGTCGGTCACTTCGAATCTATTCACGACCGATGCCGAGTTCGTGGATTTAGTCTGTGGGTTCGAGGACCTGCCGCTGGACGATCCAGAGCCGTTCTCGATGACGGCGCTGAAGGAGCAGTACGTCTCCTTTTTCACGCAGTTCGTGTGA
- a CDS encoding sulfatase: MSKPNIVLLTVDCFRYDRCSFNGYTRPTTPTLTELAQSSFVFDNAISTGPYTPEAVPGFLAGLHGYNSAYYSEVDWTAIPNNAETVASYLRDSGWETTATITNPQLTTERNFDTGFDTFRNLRTENTHSQVGKSPDSAGPLRGRLNSLLRSLRERTQSVDSISPALGLYMLYRYRQFLNDWPTIRGERVINGLLQSLDSRDDDRPFFAWSHLMDLHAPLHPDSIRSGGLAWSDGTARHLFADAGRMAHRHTPAYETMYDSALRYVDEQIGRVVSYLQRKGIWDETILVITADHGEALFERGVYGHQYHNMFDELLHVPLLVHTPEGTAERFETPFSLAWLHELLADLADIDRGPLASTSGRSSHLDDDEQAVVLSDSVSHRGHTVAARTADYKHTRHFGEPLYRDFQLSVEPFNGDGTTYDLSADPTEHLPLDATESPQELRDLATDVQIEPAEIPSLDGELDTQARERLQDLGYVE, translated from the coding sequence ATGTCAAAACCAAATATCGTGTTGCTGACCGTCGATTGCTTTCGGTATGACCGGTGTAGCTTCAACGGATATACGAGACCGACCACACCTACGCTCACCGAACTAGCCCAGTCGTCGTTCGTCTTCGATAACGCCATCTCGACCGGACCGTACACCCCTGAAGCAGTTCCTGGCTTTCTCGCTGGGTTGCACGGCTACAACAGCGCCTACTACTCGGAAGTAGACTGGACAGCAATCCCGAACAACGCTGAAACGGTCGCATCATACCTGCGTGACTCCGGCTGGGAAACCACCGCAACGATAACAAACCCACAGCTCACGACCGAGCGCAACTTCGATACGGGATTTGATACGTTTCGCAATCTCCGTACCGAAAATACACACTCACAGGTCGGCAAATCACCGGATTCGGCGGGTCCCCTCCGAGGGCGGCTAAACTCCCTGCTTCGGTCGCTCCGTGAGCGAACGCAGTCGGTCGATAGTATCAGCCCTGCCCTCGGGCTGTACATGCTCTATCGATATCGGCAATTTCTGAATGACTGGCCAACAATTCGAGGCGAGCGCGTCATCAATGGTTTGCTGCAGAGTCTTGATTCGAGAGACGATGATCGGCCGTTCTTCGCGTGGTCACACCTCATGGACCTTCACGCACCGCTTCATCCGGATTCGATTCGCTCTGGTGGACTAGCATGGAGTGACGGGACTGCACGGCATCTATTCGCAGATGCCGGCCGCATGGCACATCGTCATACGCCAGCTTACGAGACGATGTACGACAGTGCGTTGCGCTACGTCGACGAGCAGATCGGCCGTGTCGTATCGTATCTGCAACGGAAGGGGATCTGGGACGAGACGATTCTCGTCATCACTGCGGATCACGGCGAGGCGCTGTTCGAACGCGGTGTCTACGGGCACCAGTACCACAATATGTTCGACGAACTGCTCCACGTGCCGTTGCTCGTCCACACGCCAGAGGGAACGGCCGAGCGTTTCGAGACACCGTTCTCTCTCGCATGGCTCCACGAGCTACTCGCCGATCTCGCGGACATCGATCGTGGGCCGCTCGCGTCGACGAGCGGTCGGTCGTCACATCTCGACGATGACGAACAGGCGGTCGTCCTCTCGGATTCGGTGAGCCACCGTGGGCATACGGTTGCGGCACGGACCGCCGACTATAAGCATACCAGACATTTTGGCGAACCGCTGTATCGTGATTTCCAACTCTCGGTCGAACCATTCAACGGCGACGGCACTACCTACGACCTCAGCGCGGACCCCACCGAACATCTCCCCCTTGATGCAACCGAAAGTCCACAGGAGTTGCGAGATCTCGCAACGGACGTACAAATTGAACCGGCGGAAATTCCGTCACTCGATGGCGAACTCGATACTCAGGCGAGGGAGCGATTGCAGGACCTCGGCTATGTCGAGTAG